One segment of Macrotis lagotis isolate mMagLag1 chromosome 1, bilby.v1.9.chrom.fasta, whole genome shotgun sequence DNA contains the following:
- the NEUROG1 gene encoding neurogenin-1 — protein MKLQQGLARRELTWPGGRSAPRLARRVLRPVVCHTLRSHELIRGDIEAETRRSRGPSPAAPRPGFLPSRQLRLGEGSGRVSPLQRTWAPRSARRARPLPLAGSVTQPLLPAGMASPADGSLSGPERGGGAARFPTAEQERARAAEPRRPEERREAGAEDKERRRRRGRGRARSEALLHTLRKSRRVKANDRERNRMHNLNAALDELRGVLPTFPDDTKLTKIETLRFAYNYIWALAETLRLADQCLPAPPKELLLPAYLHPADSPSSASDGESWVSSASPAAASSSSPPSSCCSASPLSNPSSPAASEDFGYGPPDPLFFPGLPKDLVHGAPCFVPYR, from the exons GCCGCTCTGCCCCGCGATTGGCCCGCA GGGTCCTGAGGCCGGTCGTGTGCCACACTCTGCGCTCACACGAGCTGATCAGGGGCGACATCGAAGCGGAGACAAGGCGGTCGCGTGGCCCCTCTCCGGCGGCCCCGCGCCCCGGTTTCCTCCCGTCTAGGCAGCTGCGCTTGGGGGAGGGGTCGGGCCGGGTCTCCCCGCTCCAGAGGACGTGGGCCCCGAGGAGTGCGCGCCGGGCCCGGCCGCTCCCCTTGGCGGGCTCTGTCACCCAGCCGCTCCTCCCCGCGGGCATGGCCTCGCCGGCGGACGGCAGCCTCTCCGGCCCGGAGCGCGGCGGCGGCGCGGCCCGCTTCCCCACGGCCGAGCAGGAGCGCGCGCGGGCCGCCGAGCCGCGCCGCCCCGAGGAGCGGAGGGAGGCGGGGGCGGAGGACAAGGAGCGCCGGCGGCGGCGCGGCCGCGGCCGGGCGCGCAGCGAGGCGCTGCTGCACACCCTCCGCAAGAGCCGGCGCGTCAAGGCCAACGACCGCGAGCGCAACCGCATGCACAACCTGAACGCGGCCCTGGACGAGCTGCGCGGCGTGCTGCCCACCTTCCCGGACGACACCAAGCTCACCAAGATCGAGACCCTGCGCTTCGCCTACAACTACATCTGGGCCCTCGCCGAGACGCTGCGCCTGGCCGACCAGTGCCTGCCGGCGCCCCCCAAGGAGCTGCTGCTGCCCGCTTACCTGCACCCCGCCGACTCCCCCAGCTCGGCCAGCGACGGGGAATCGTGGGTGTCCAGCGCCTCCCCGGCcgcagcctcctcctcctccccaccctcctCCTGCTGCTCCGCATCCCCTCTCTCCAACCCCAGCAGCCCCGCGGCCTCCGAGGACTTTGGCTACGGCCCCCCTGACCCCCTCTTCTTCCCCGGCCTCCCCAAAGACTTGGTCCACGGCGCGCCCTGTTTCGTGCCCTACCGCTAA